In the Acidobacteriota bacterium genome, one interval contains:
- the rpiB gene encoding ribose 5-phosphate isomerase B, with protein MRVAIGADHAGFPLKEHLKQTLAGLGHEVQDHGTSDNTATDYPPICAAVGRAVAEGRADRGIVLGGSGQGEQIAANKVRGVRAALCNDLYTARMSRLHNDANVLSIGGRIVAPGLADEILKVWLETAFEGGRHQRRIDQIAEIERKA; from the coding sequence ATGCGCGTCGCGATCGGGGCCGATCACGCCGGCTTTCCCCTCAAAGAACACCTGAAGCAGACGCTGGCCGGGCTCGGTCACGAGGTCCAGGACCACGGCACCTCTGACAACACCGCCACCGACTACCCGCCAATCTGCGCCGCGGTGGGCCGGGCGGTGGCCGAAGGGCGCGCGGACCGCGGCATCGTGCTCGGCGGCAGCGGGCAGGGGGAGCAGATTGCGGCCAACAAGGTCCGCGGCGTGCGCGCGGCGCTCTGCAACGATCTCTACACCGCGCGCATGTCGCGCCTGCACAACGACGCGAACGTCCTCTCGATCGGCGGCCGCATCGTCGCGCCGGGACTGGCCGACGAGATCCTGAAAGTATGGCTGGAGACGGCGTTCGAAGGGGGACGCCACCAGCGGCGCATCGACCAAATCGCAGAAATCGAACGGAAGGCATAG
- a CDS encoding serine hydroxymethyltransferase: protein MAASTQAPTRWRSLAESDPEIAKAICQEVHRQNAGLELIASENFVSSAVLEAAGSVLTNKYAEGYPGKRYYGGCEFVDVAESLAIERAKQLFGAEHANVQPHSGAQANMAVYFTLLKPGDAVLGMNLAHGGHLTHGHPLNFSGKLYTIVPYGVRKEDERIDYDELERLAREHRPKMIMVGASAYPRVIDFARIRKVADQVGAPVVVDMAHIAGLVAAGEHPSPVPHADFVTTTTHKTLRGPRGGLVLCTAKYAKELDKALFPGVQGGPLMHIIAAKAVCLKEALEPSFQEYQRQIVANAKRLASALASSGFRLVSGGTDNHLMLVDVFSKGITGKAAEAALGRAAITVNKNAIPFDQNPPMVASGVRIGTPAVTSRGMREAEMDQIAGLISRVLSAPDDERAIADVRNDVEALCRKFPLYPESRA from the coding sequence ATGGCAGCATCGACCCAGGCGCCCACCCGCTGGCGTTCGCTGGCGGAATCCGACCCCGAAATCGCGAAGGCCATCTGCCAGGAAGTGCACCGGCAGAACGCCGGGCTCGAGCTGATCGCCTCCGAGAATTTCGTGAGCAGCGCCGTCCTCGAGGCCGCCGGATCGGTGCTCACCAACAAGTACGCCGAAGGGTATCCCGGCAAGCGCTACTACGGCGGCTGCGAGTTCGTGGACGTCGCCGAGAGCCTCGCCATCGAGCGCGCGAAGCAGCTGTTCGGCGCCGAGCACGCCAACGTGCAGCCGCACTCGGGCGCGCAGGCGAACATGGCGGTGTACTTCACGCTGCTCAAGCCGGGCGACGCGGTGCTCGGGATGAACCTCGCGCACGGCGGGCACCTGACGCATGGCCACCCGCTGAACTTCTCCGGGAAGCTCTACACGATCGTTCCGTACGGCGTCCGGAAGGAAGACGAGCGCATCGACTACGACGAACTGGAGCGGCTCGCGCGCGAGCACAGGCCGAAGATGATCATGGTCGGCGCGAGCGCCTACCCGCGCGTCATCGACTTCGCGCGCATCCGGAAGGTCGCCGACCAGGTCGGCGCGCCGGTCGTCGTGGACATGGCGCACATCGCGGGGCTCGTGGCAGCCGGCGAGCACCCCAGCCCCGTCCCGCACGCCGACTTCGTGACGACGACCACGCACAAGACGCTGCGCGGGCCGCGCGGCGGGCTGGTGCTGTGCACCGCGAAATACGCCAAGGAGCTGGACAAGGCCCTGTTCCCCGGCGTGCAGGGTGGACCGCTGATGCACATCATCGCCGCCAAGGCGGTGTGTCTGAAGGAAGCCCTGGAGCCGTCGTTCCAGGAATACCAACGCCAGATCGTGGCGAACGCGAAGCGGCTGGCATCGGCGCTGGCGTCCTCCGGGTTCCGCCTCGTCAGCGGCGGGACCGACAACCACCTGATGCTTGTCGATGTGTTCTCGAAGGGGATCACCGGGAAGGCGGCGGAAGCCGCGCTCGGACGGGCGGCGATCACCGTCAACAAGAACGCCATCCCGTTCGACCAGAACCCGCCGATGGTGGCGAGCGGGGTCCGCATCGGCACGCCCGCGGTGACGAGCCGCGGCATGCGTGAGGCCGAGATGGACCAGATTGCCGGCCTGATCAGCCGCGTGCTGAGCGCGCCGGACGACGAGCGGGCGATCGCCGATGTGCGCAACGACGTCGAGGCGCTGTGCCGGAAGTTCCCGCTGTACCCGGAGTCGCGGGCCTGA
- a CDS encoding ATP-dependent DNA helicase — translation MPEVPAVPGVAGLIAAAEAAFDEGGALVRAVAGFEPRPAQREMAAAVAQTLAEGGTLLVEAGTGTGKTLAYLVPAILSRKRVLLSTGTKNLQEQIFFKDLPALRDALGVPFTATYMKGRGNYLCLHRFDSFRERPMFRSLDERVYLRAVEEWACETETGDRAELTDIPEDLAFWNDISATAEQCIGRECPHFQECFVTRMRQRAAESDVVIVNHHLLCADAAVRQSTFGEVIPECHVAIVDEAHQLEDVATQYFGFAVSTYRLDELARDTTRVVGGGVAFDAATARQLLDDTSRVSDASRHFFSQIEWMLRQGAPGSEERVRFTRKMAEQVWEPGLALVDALQALEATIRLAKDAPDDLLSAAGRAAEIRDQLGRLLRADDPEFVFFVELRGRPLRQAQGAPSASRGGVFLRAAPIDVSAVVRELLLDRMQATVLTSATLAVNGTFAYIRARLGVKGARELLLPSEFDFASQAVLYLPRTMPDPRSPGFLEAASEQVVELLRRSDGRAFVLFTSYAALRDVRARIEGRLPFPLLVQGSAPRSALLQQFRETAHAVLLATSSFWQGVDVVGDALSCVIIDKLPFTSPGDPITAARIEAVNAGGGNAFADYQVPLAILALKQGLGRLIRSRKDRGVLAILDPRLRTMGYGARFLASLPPAPVTHRLQDVERFFA, via the coding sequence GTGCCGGAAGTTCCCGCTGTACCCGGAGTCGCGGGCCTGATCGCCGCGGCGGAAGCCGCGTTCGACGAGGGGGGCGCGCTCGTGCGCGCCGTCGCCGGCTTCGAGCCCCGCCCGGCGCAGCGCGAAATGGCCGCCGCCGTGGCGCAGACGCTCGCCGAGGGGGGCACGCTGCTCGTCGAGGCGGGGACGGGCACCGGCAAGACGCTCGCGTATCTCGTCCCGGCCATCCTCAGCCGCAAGCGCGTTCTCCTCTCCACCGGCACGAAAAACCTGCAGGAGCAGATCTTCTTCAAGGATCTCCCCGCGCTTCGCGATGCGCTCGGCGTTCCGTTCACCGCCACGTACATGAAAGGGCGCGGCAACTATCTCTGCCTGCATCGCTTCGACTCCTTCAGGGAGCGACCCATGTTCAGGAGCCTCGACGAACGCGTCTACCTGCGCGCCGTCGAGGAGTGGGCGTGCGAAACGGAAACAGGCGATCGCGCCGAGCTGACCGACATTCCCGAGGACCTCGCCTTCTGGAACGACATTTCGGCGACGGCCGAGCAGTGCATCGGCCGCGAGTGCCCGCACTTCCAGGAGTGCTTCGTGACGCGGATGCGCCAGCGGGCCGCTGAATCCGACGTGGTCATCGTCAACCATCACCTGCTGTGCGCCGACGCGGCGGTGCGGCAGTCCACGTTCGGCGAGGTGATCCCGGAGTGCCACGTCGCGATCGTGGACGAGGCGCACCAGCTCGAGGATGTCGCGACGCAGTATTTCGGCTTCGCGGTGAGCACCTACCGGCTGGATGAACTCGCGCGCGACACGACGCGCGTGGTGGGCGGCGGCGTGGCATTCGACGCGGCCACGGCGCGGCAGCTTCTGGACGACACCTCGCGCGTGAGCGACGCGTCGCGTCACTTCTTCAGCCAGATCGAGTGGATGCTCCGCCAGGGGGCGCCCGGCTCCGAGGAGCGCGTCCGGTTCACCCGGAAGATGGCGGAGCAGGTCTGGGAGCCGGGGCTCGCGCTCGTCGATGCCCTGCAGGCGCTCGAAGCGACCATCCGCCTGGCGAAGGACGCTCCCGACGACCTGTTGAGCGCCGCTGGGCGCGCGGCGGAGATTCGCGACCAGCTCGGGCGATTGCTGCGCGCCGACGACCCCGAGTTCGTCTTCTTCGTCGAGCTGCGCGGCCGCCCCCTTCGACAGGCTCAGGGCGCCCCGAGCGCGTCGAGGGGCGGTGTCTTCCTGCGGGCGGCGCCGATCGACGTGTCGGCCGTCGTCCGCGAGCTGCTGCTCGATCGCATGCAGGCGACGGTCCTCACCTCGGCGACGCTCGCCGTGAACGGGACGTTCGCCTACATCCGCGCCCGCCTCGGCGTGAAGGGGGCGCGCGAGCTGCTGCTGCCGTCGGAGTTCGACTTCGCCTCGCAAGCCGTCCTCTACCTGCCACGAACGATGCCCGATCCGCGGTCCCCCGGTTTCCTCGAGGCCGCCTCCGAGCAGGTCGTGGAGCTGCTGCGGCGGAGCGACGGCCGGGCGTTCGTGCTGTTCACCAGCTACGCGGCGCTGCGCGACGTGCGCGCGCGGATCGAGGGGCGGCTGCCGTTCCCCCTCCTGGTCCAGGGGAGCGCGCCGCGCTCGGCGCTGCTGCAGCAGTTCCGCGAGACCGCGCACGCGGTGCTGCTGGCGACCTCCAGCTTCTGGCAGGGGGTGGACGTCGTGGGCGACGCGCTGAGCTGCGTCATCATCGACAAGCTGCCGTTCACGTCCCCCGGCGACCCGATCACCGCGGCCCGGATCGAGGCGGTGAACGCGGGCGGCGGCAACGCGTTCGCGGACTACCAGGTTCCCCTTGCGATCCTCGCGCTGAAGCAGGGGCTCGGACGCCTGATCCGCAGCCGCAAGGACCGTGGCGTGCTCGCCATCCTGGATCCACGCCTGCGCACGATGGGCTACGGCGCCCGCTTTCTCGCGTCGCTGCCCCCCGCGCCTGTGACGCACCGGCTGCAGGA